GGCTTGGGCCAGTGCTCAAATCCACTGCCAGTTTCATGCCAGTGAGAGTCGAGTAGCCCTGCCTCCCCCTGACTCCAGTCAACCAGATGTCCAGCCTGAGAGCCAGACTGTCTTTCTACCACACCGAGGTTAGAGATGGGGCATTTGCCTTTGGAGGGGGATAAAATCATTGCTGCCCAAGGGTAAAAACTGTCCAATTGTTCGAGTGGGTCACTGAGGTCTCTTTTGCATTGGGGATGTGCAGGAGCATACTTGCTGCTTTAGGGGTGTAAAACTGTTCCTCTCTCAATAAGAAAAGAGGACTAGCTTAGTTTGGGTTGCCCTTTGTTGGCAGTGCTTCTTGCCCCCACTTGCTCTGCTACCCTCCTCCAGTACCAGACAATGGGGTCATTAaattgcaatttttctttttttgtgtgtgtgtgtctttttcagggctgcacccacagcatgtggaggttcccagcctaggggtctaattggagctgtagctgctggcctacgccacgcccacagtaacaccagatctgagctgcgtctgcaacctacaccccagctcacagcaatgccggatctttaacccactgatcgaggccagggattgaacctgcaacctcatggttcctcgtcggattcgtttccaccgcgccatgacgggaactccaaattgcaatatttcttttttttttttttttaggtgagagGGGTCAGTGTATACTTTCCACTCCACCAAAAATCCTGTTCTGTGACCTGAGGCTAGACCCTGGAGAGTCCAAATCATGTGAGTGATtgccccccttcccttcccttctaaGGCTCCCAGAGGGAGGACTCCTCTGGCTGCTTCTGGCTGTCCTGACTACTACTTCCCACCCAGACTCCTACAGCGAAGTGCTGCCTATAGAGGGACCACCCTCCTTTCGGGGTCAGTCAGTGAAGTATGTCTACAAACTGACCATTGGCTGCCAGCGCGTCAACTCCCCCATCACTTTACTCAGGGTCCCACTGAGGGTTCTTGTGCTGACTGGTAAGTAAGGGTTCCTGAAGGAAAGGGCTGGGGAAGAGCCTCACCAGAGCAGAAATGATCTTTAGAGGACtggagggaggagctggagggaggcTTTCTGGGCTTAGTGAACGTGTGAAGAGGTTGGGGAGAGAGAGTTCTGGAGAATAGATGAAAAACGTGTACCTTAGCCATGGCACTCCTTACCTTCAGCCCTCTCAGGTTAGAGTCTAAAACCCTCATCTCTACTCTCACCTCTGTTCCCTCCTACCACCTCTCCACTCATTCTCTCTCTAGGCCTTCAAGATGTCCAGTTTCCCCAGGATGAGGCTGTAGCCCCATCCAGTCCATTCCTGGAGGAGGATGAAGGTGGGAAGAAGGATTCATGGCTCGCCGAGCTGGCTGGGGAGCGCCTCATGGCTGCTACATCCTGCCGCAGCCTCCGTGAGAATCCTTTCAGAATTGTCCCAGCCCATCTTCCCCTCAAGTGTTTCTGTCTCAGAGACAGAGACTCCTTAACTGTCCCATTCTTCTGAGGATCCACTGATATCTCACCCCAGATTATAAAGAAAAGCCCCACCTTTTAGCCTCTGGCTTCCCGCCCTAGACATTCCCCAGTATGGACTCCAGGTTTACAGCATCCTGTTTTCCCCAGATCTGTACAACATCAGTGATGGCCGAGGAAAAGTGGGGACGTTTGGCATCTTCAAATCTGTATACAGACTCGGCGAGGATGTAGTGGGGACCTTGAACTTAGGGGAAGGAACTGTAGCGTGTTTGCAGGTAAGAAGGgggtaggaggagttcccatcgtggctcagtggttaacgaatccgactaggaaccatgaggttttgggttcggtccctggccttgctcagggggttaaggatccggcgttgctgtgagctgtggtgtgggtcgcagacgtggctcggaccctgagttgctgtggttctggcaaaggccgttggctacagctccgattcgacccctagcctgggaacctccatatgctgcaggagggccctagaaatggcaaaaagccaaaaaaaaagaagggggtggGAGCTTTTGGGgacctggggtggagggagagagccTGCATAAAGAGGGTGTAGAAGAGGGGATTGGGGCCCCCTAGGGTCCCTCTGGTAAAACAGCTCAAGGTTGGGCTGCCCTCTTACCTGGAGGCAGCATATCCCAGTGTCAGCCAACATGTGCTTCTTGTCTTGCGCCCAGTTTTCAGTAAGCTTACAGACCGAGGAGCGTGTGCAGCCTGAGTACCAGCGGCGCCGTGGGGCAGGGGGTGCCCCCTCTGTGTCTCATGTGACCCATGCCCGGCACCAGGAGTCCTGCCTGCATACCACCAGAACCAgcttctccctccccatccccctcagcTCCACCCCAGGCTTCTGCACAGCCATTGGTGAGACCCTGACCATtcttagggggtgggggggcataaTAAATTGCTGTGCTTACTCAGATAGAGTGTAATGGATCCTGCTTCCTAACACCCTCCCAGACTTACCCCCATCCAGCCTCTGATCCTTAACTTTTGCAGACCTCCAACCCATTTCCTGGGTGTACTGACCCCTAAACTCTTCACAGCTTTCTGGATCTTCCCAGCCCCAACCCACCAGGGTTCTGTGATGCACCGATCTCTGATTCCCCAGCACGTTTACCTCAAGCTACCAAGCCTTGACTGTCCCACACTTAGGTTCTCAGGCACTTGATGCTGTTGTCCTTATTGTTACATTTCCAAGTAACATACTAGATTTCTTTCATGAAAACTTCGATCCTAGCTCCCTACCCCATAGCCTCCCCCCTTCTTCctgaatacagattttttttctaattttgctaACCACATCCTGTCATGGGCTTTTCCTCCTGGGTTCTAATGCCTCTGCCTTTattaccttttttcccccacagtatCCCTGAAGTGGCGTTTGCATTTTGAATTCGTGACATCCCGGGAGCCAGGGTTGGTGCTCTTACCTCCCACGGAACAGCCCGAGCCTGTCACCTGGACGGGGCCTGAGCAAGTGCCTGTAGACACCTTCAGCTGGGACCTCCCCATCAAGGTGCTGCCTACAAGCCCTACCTTGGCCTCCTATGCGGCCCCAGGTCCCAGCACCAGCACCATAACCATCTGAAACTGGCCCACGTGGCACTGCTTTCTTCCGGATACTGAGAACTCAGCACCTGGACTCTAGTAGGACCCGTTTTTTCCACCTGGGGTCCAGCGGCACAGACAATGAAAGGCAGGCTTTCAGCTGTAGCATTAACTTATTTATTCAGAATAAATTGGCAGCTGCTAGTGGTTTCCCTggaagtggcagcagcagtggggGGTCTGCAGAAGGGCGATCAGTTGAGTTTAGCTGGAGTGGGGAGCAGGAGCCGCAGGAGCAGGGGTGTTAGCCGAGCCCCAGTCTAGGTCGGGCCCGCCCCCTTTGCAGGGCAGCCGGGGGTCAGATTTTTGCACCAGGGAGAACTGGCAGGTTCCTGCCTCCTGACGTACTTCACACCCAGCGGGGAAGTCAATAGGATGCTGGGACCTGTGAAACCAAAGGATGGGGAAGGAGTCAAGACAGCAAAGATCCACCTTTATCCCTGCCCTtcatctcccctctcccagcattCCTCTCATATCTTCCCCCAGTGCGCCCTGTCCCCCGTAACTGAACGCTTGCCTACCATATATGGATTCTTTTGGTTGCATAGCAGGAATATTTTCCTCCAGATCCACCCCGACTTCCCGCACTTTGTAGCCTGAAGCCTTTTCTCTCACATTCTTTATGGTACCTTCAGGTTTGGCCAGCCTCACACTGCTACTCTGTCCACTGTCACATCACAGCAGCCTAAGCACCCCCTGGCCAGCTCTCAGTCACTCATGTCAGAGCTATTCTCTCTGGCCATCTTTGGTCACTCACGTGTCACAGCAGCCCACACCAACGGGATGCAGACAGGTGCAATGGAAACAGTCCTTGCGGAGCCAAGACTCCCCCAGGCTGAAATGTTTCCCTTCATAGTGGCAGGGGGCTAGGGAAGAAGAGGCCCTGTTAGAGTGCGGGAGCGGAGGAAGTAAGGGTACACTGCCCCCCAGGTTGAGTCTCCTGGTTCccagcaggagggaggctgggttTTTTGACACGGGGTCATCTCTGAGCCCCCTCCTCCCAGTGCCCTCTGCTCCTGTCCTTCCCTTGTGCCTCACCCAACTTTACCTTGAGCTTGGAAGTAGCACTTGCTGTGGACTCCTGGATGCTGGAGGAGCAGAGATATCACCAAGCAGATGACCCCCCAGCCGCCCAGGGTCCCTTTAGCCTGTCCAGCCCAGAGCATCcttagggccattcctgcagtaGCGCCCGTTCGGACCCTTCTTGGCTTCTGTTCGGGCTACCCTGGTCAGGTCTCCTTGGCTTGTCTTTGttctctctctgagtctcagcttctgtctctctcccctggGCTTCTGTCTCATACCATCTCCGTGCCCTCTGCTCTCAGAGGCTTGGGGATGTTTATAAAGTGAGGACCCTGGCCCCCTGCTGAGTAGAGCTGGAAAAGCTGTAActctgtttcctgaggtgagGGCATGAAAACAAGAGGTCTCGCTTTAACAAGCTGTGAGAGCTGATTCATGCCCCCGCACAGctagggggagggaggtggccatGGAAGGGGCACTGGACTGGGCACTTCCCCAGCAAGAAGGCGGGAGGGGTGAGGGCCCCCAGGTGGTCCCCGGAACTCTTCCCTGACTTGGAGAGAAGGAAGCATTCCACCAtcttccccccccaaccccccgctccatcacacatacacacacacacacactccaggggTGTGTACGCTGGGATCCCTGCCTGGACCGGAGGGAGGCATTTCCTGGGGATGGCTAATCCTGTGCCCCAGCCAAACCGAGGAGATGCAGTAGGGTGCAACGGCCAGCGGCTCCAGGAGAGCGGACAAGCACCTGGAGTGGAGAATGTTTCAGACCCTAGGGCATGGTCTCCTTGCAGTATCCTAGAGACGTGGCTGCCCCTCAGAGATTGGGGGTCGGGGCTGGGTCTTTCTTACGGGCATCCCCGAGACAGATTCCCTATCCATTGTTCATCACTCCCAAACATAGAGCAAATAAATACAGGATCTCCCTGTACCTGGGGATGTTTCTTTCAAAGAAGAACATCTCTAAATGCCCTGATGGCATGGGTCACTCCAGTTTCACAGAGGTACCACTCTTTTCTCCTATATATTATGGAATGAGGATTTAGGAACTTACCCTGTGACCTCCTCTTTTGGGTTTCCTGCAGGTTCTGGAGAACCCCAAGATGGGTGATTAAGACTATGGGTTGTACTATTTGgattcagatttttttgtctttttgccttttatagggctgctgccgcggcatatggaggttcccaggctaggggtctagtcggagctgtagccaccggcctacgccagagccacagcaacgtgggatctgagccacatctgcaacctacaccacagctcacggcaacgctggatcgttaacccactgagcaagggcagggaccgaacccgcaacctcatggttcctagtcggattcgttaaccactgcgccacgatgggaactcctcagatccTGATTTTACTTAAgagctgtgtgacactgggcaaGTTAGTTCACCTCTCTAAACccgtttccttgtctgtaaattaGGACAGTAATACTAACTCATAGGGTTGTCGAGAGGATTACATAGATAATGCACATAATGCTTTTGGCACTGCCCCTGGCACCTAGCCCCCCAAAAGAGGAATTCCTGTGGTTGGTGCTAGAGCTCAGACACAAAATCATTAGCTGTTCCATTCTTTGATGCTGAGCAGCTCTGGGTGGACAGTCGAGGGCTTTGTCAGGGTTGCTATCTCCTGATACAGACTTCTGCCCCTTTCAGACTTCTGCTCCATGTCTTTCCTTCCACCTCCTCCAAAAACCTTCTCCAGGAACATTTGGTTTTGGTCCTTGTATCCTTGAGATTCTAAAATTCTGCTTTGAGAAACAATGTTGCCGATAAGCCTACTTTCCCTGGGTCAGTACCCTGGAAAAGGTATCACTTTTTTCATCCTTCCAGCTACCTTTAGGACTCCTGCTTTTTCTCATTCGGATTCTGATCCATTTCTTCCCATCCTCACTCATGTGAACTCTCACGTTCTTCATTCTGATCCGTCTCATGCTGGCCATCTCTTTGGGACTACTAAGGGGCCCTGGCCAACCTggctttctttcacttttccaCACTCCAAAGACCCCTGTTCCAGCTATTCCCCGCCCACCCACAGGGTCAACCACTTTGGCatttattcttttcccttctatGTCTCCAGTTCCATGTACTCCAAGACTCCCACTCCCTGTCACCCAGTGGCTTCTGGCTGACTTTTTTAGAGGGCTACCCTTTCTCTCACCTCCCCACCATTCTTTCAGAAACAACTTCATCAGTCCACCTCAGACTCCCAGACCTCTTCCAAGAAGACAGCTTAGGTGGCTGGAGATGCAGACTGCATTTCACCTTCTCCCTAGTCAGGTCTGATACCCTTTCCATTTCAGAGGAGCaccaagaggaaaaagaacactCATGGAGGGCGTAGGGTGCCCTGATATAGGCTGGTGTGTGGAAGGCATGGCCTTGGATTGCTCTCAGCTGGAGCAGGTGGGTTAGAAGGCCTGACTAGCACAAGGGCCCAAAGATCTTGTTAGTGGTGGGGAGCTCAGGTGCTGCCCTTATAGGGGCACCAGCTGACACCCTTGGTGTTTGCCCCGTAGACTACCTTCTGTTCCTGCAAGTGGGTGCCAACCAGAGAGGGGGCGGACTGGAGTGAGGCGCTTAGAGAGCTTGAAGGTGATGGTGGCGAGGCTTTAGGCAGAGCGGGCTGAATGAGGAGGAGTGTGAGGTCATGGgacagggagaggggaaagggacCCGCCTGTGATGAAGATGAGGTGATCTTACAGGGGCAGGCATAGGGGGCTTCTGGAAAGGAAGCCTGGGGCGGAGCCGGGCGTCCTCTCCcagaaggtggggctggggggtcgGCAAGGAGGTGTTGGTCGAACCCGCTTCTTGCAGGGCTGCTggtgtgcgcgcgtgcgtgcgtCTGTAGAGCTTCTTGGGGCCAGAAGCCACGCTTGAGGGCGcgcgggcggggagggggcggttGGCGCGCGCTGCCCACGCGGGAACAGAAAAACATCCGCCGGAGGCCCGGCCGGGCGGCGCTCCAACCGAGCCGGGCAGGTGCGCGGCGAGGAAGTGAGCGCATTCCGACCCCCCGGCCGCCGGGCCCCCCTCCGGTGAGTCACTCACCGCCGACCCCCGCCCGTCGCGGCCGGATAGGAGGGGCGGCAGCGGCTCGGAGCCTTGGGGGCTCGAGCCCCGAGGGGAAGCGGGGTGGGGAGAACGCCCGAGAGATGGAGGGGCAGGGACCTGAGGGGTCCGGGCCCGCAGGCACAGGCACGAAACACCTTATGGTCGTCTACGGACCTCAGAGCTCGTGCCTGCACCAAGGCTGGCGGGCGAGCCCGGTAGAACATTAGCACTAGAGGGAGAGGGGTCCCAGGGCAAAAGCGGAGAGACCCCGaacggggaggggggagaagtgtggggctctggagccagagctCTGGGTTGCAAGGGCTGCGCCAGTGTAGGCCTGGGCCAGCCAGAGCCTTGGCTGGAAAGAGCTTCCAGCGAGGTGGGAAGGGGGCCAATCCCCAGAGATAAGGTCTGTCGGAGGCCTGTGCCCGCGGAGAGTGAGGGATAAGTTAGGGAGTAGTGGGGATCGGTAGAGGGTAGGGCTCTGAGTACCGTGATGACTAGGTCGTTAAAGGCTTTGAATGCCGAGGTGAGGAAATCAGATTTGGCCTCACAGGTGGAACTGACGGTCTCTGGAGCAGGAAGAGTAGTGAGGAGCTTAAAGGCGAGGTTATCTGTGTCTAGCATTACTGCCAAAGGATCAGGCGTTGGTACTCTCGTTTTCATAGTCATTTGAAATGACTGTATTTATCAAAACGATGTAAGTAATTTCGTagaatttaagaaatagaaaagctgAAAAAGCTGATTCAGTATTTGATGTAAAAATTcgtgttgtggtgcagcagaaacgaatctgactagtatctgtgaggatgtgagttcgatcccaggcctccatCTGCcacggctgtgagctgtggtgaaggtcgcagtcgcagcttggatcctacattgctgtggctgtgcagctgtagctccagtttgagccctagcctgggaacttccatatgcagcaggtgcagccctaaaaagcaaaaacaaaataaaaccaaccccccccaaaaaaaacaaaaccccagaaaaccaaAGTGagtctatcaaaaaaaaaaaaaaaatctggtgatggttcagggggttaagaaaccaacatagtgcctgtgaggatgcagttcggTCCCTGTTCTCTATCAGTCGGTTAATCGGCCCCTGTTGCCACAAACTGTTTGcacatgtggctgggatcccaggttgctgtggctgtggcgtaggcgagcagctgaatttgacccctagccgggaaacttTCATATcccgca
The Sus scrofa isolate TJ Tabasco breed Duroc chromosome 1, Sscrofa11.1, whole genome shotgun sequence DNA segment above includes these coding regions:
- the RGP1 gene encoding RAB6A-GEF complex partner protein 2 — protein: MIEVVAELSRGPVFLAGEALECVVTVTNPLPPTATSASSEALAWASAQIHCQFHASESRVALPPPDSSQPDVQPESQTVFLPHRGERGQCILSTPPKILFCDLRLDPGESKSYSYSEVLPIEGPPSFRGQSVKYVYKLTIGCQRVNSPITLLRVPLRVLVLTGLQDVQFPQDEAVAPSSPFLEEDEGGKKDSWLAELAGERLMAATSCRSLHLYNISDGRGKVGTFGIFKSVYRLGEDVVGTLNLGEGTVACLQFSVSLQTEERVQPEYQRRRGAGGAPSVSHVTHARHQESCLHTTRTSFSLPIPLSSTPGFCTAIVSLKWRLHFEFVTSREPGLVLLPPTEQPEPVTWTGPEQVPVDTFSWDLPIKVLPTSPTLASYAAPGPSTSTITI
- the MSMP gene encoding prostate-associated microseminoprotein; the encoded protein is MALRMLWAGQAKGTLGGWGVICLVISLLLQHPGVHSKCYFQAQAPCHYEGKHFSLGESWLRKDCFHCTCLHPVGVGCCDTSQHPIDFPAGCEVRQEAGTCQFSLVQKSDPRLPCKGGGPDLDWGSANTPAPAAPAPHSS